The Girardinichthys multiradiatus isolate DD_20200921_A chromosome 6, DD_fGirMul_XY1, whole genome shotgun sequence genome window below encodes:
- the LOC124869874 gene encoding protein-cysteine N-palmitoyltransferase HHAT-like protein isoform X1, with translation MGIKAALPRYELYLYSAVLAGALIWAGSWIVDASSDNVNRKAFKESVRPGWHYFGRKMDVSDFEWVMWFSTFRNHILFALTGHVIFAKIFTLLAPKHRSLIFAVYGGLAVLVTMGWTFMALVVSHCIILYSVALVKKKWMCFAAGMSTLASIKLEPYNSWQEALVTGSFDLQDILFYGGCGFSIMRCMSFALENCDRKEGNYTFSDLLKYNFYLPFFFFGPIMTFDCFHAQANNTQLTRKEREMWNITTKALLHLGVILVVDVFFHYLYILTIPNDMKLVNKLSDWCLAGLAYSNLVYDWIKAAVMFGVINTVATLDHLDPPQPPKCITMLYVFAETHFDRGINDWLCKYVYDYIGGNHDKIFKELLATVCTFAVTTLWLGPCEVVYIWSFFNCFGLNFELWVAKFFSIPPFSIMEEAMGEAMSRRIRGVFNAANFWAIVLYNVLSLNSLEFAKLVGRRIIFKGFPLSTLSVLLVTYCGVQLVKERERQQALLEDPDPVKQVDGAKEKAE, from the exons ATGGGGATCAAGGCTGCACTCCCCAGATATGAGCTGTATCTCTACTCTGCTGTACTCGCAGGGGCACTGATATGGGCTGGCAGTTGGATAGTTGATGCCTCGAGTG ATAATGTAAACAGAAAGGCCTTTAAAGAAAGTGTGAGACCAGGGTGGCATTACTTTGGCAGGAAAATG GATGTTTCAGACTTCGAGTGGGTGATGTGGTTTTCTACATTCCGCAATCATATCCTTTTTGCGCTCACCGGTCATGTGATCTTTGCCAAGATATTTACCCTGCTAGCTCCAAAG CACAGATCCTTGATCTTTGCTGTGTACGGTGGTCTAGCGGTCCTGGTCACCATGGGGTGGACCTTCATGGCTCTGGTTGTGTCCCACTGCATAATACTGTACAGTGTCGCCCTGGTGAAGAAGAAATGGATGTGCTTCGCTGCAGGCATGAGCACACTGGCCTCCATCAAGCTGGAGCCGTATAACTCTTGGCAG GAGGCCTTGGTGACTGGTTCTTTCGACCTGCAAGACATCCTGTTCTACGGAGGCTGTGGCTTCAGTATCATGCGCTGCATGAGCTTTGCTTTGGAGAATTGTGACAGGAAGGAGGGCAACTACACGTTCTCTGACCTCCTGAAATACAACTTCTACCTCCCATTCTTCTTCTTTGGACCTATTATGACTTTCGACTGTTTTCATGCCCAG GCTAACAACACTCAGCTAACCCGTAAAGAGAGGGAGATGTGGAACATCACAACCAAGGCCTTGTTACACCTGGGAGTTATTTTGGTGGTGGACGTCTTCTTCCATTACCTGTACATCTTGACTATACCCAACGACATGAAGTTGGTCAACAAGCTGTCTGACTGGTGTCTCG CTGGACTGGCCTATTCCAACTTGGTGTATGACTGGATAAAAGCAGCTGTGATGTTTGGCGTTATCAACACTGTGGCAACACTGGACCACCTGGACCCACCGCAGCCCCCCAAGTGTATCACCATGCTTTACGTCTTTGCTGAGAC GCACTTTGACAGAGGCATTAACGACTGGCTGTGCAA GTATGTCTATGACTATATCGGTGGGAATCATGACAAGATCTTTAAAGAACTTCTTGCAACAGTCTGTACTTTTGCTGTCACCACCTTATGGCTGGGCCCATGTGAGGTGGTTTACATCTGGTCATTTTTCAACTGCTTTGGCCTCAACTTTGAACTGTGGGTGGCAAAGTTCTTCTCCATTCCACCATTTTCTATCATGGAG GAAGCTATGGGTGAAGCCATGTCTCGCAGGATCAGGGGTGTCTTTAATGCTGCCAACTTCTGGGCTATTGTCCTCTACAATGTTCTTTCCCTGAACAGTTTGGAGTTTGCCAAATTGGTGGGCAGAAGGATTATTTTCAAAG GTTTTCCGCTGTCCACCCTATCTGTGCTGCTTGTGACGTACTGTGGTGTGCAGCTGGTGAAGGAAAGGGAGCGACAGCAGGCCCTGCTGGAGGATCCGGACCCAGTAAAGCAAGTGGATGGTGCCAAAGAGAAAGCTGAATAA
- the LOC124869874 gene encoding protein-cysteine N-palmitoyltransferase HHAT-like protein isoform X2: MDVSDFEWVMWFSTFRNHILFALTGHVIFAKIFTLLAPKHRSLIFAVYGGLAVLVTMGWTFMALVVSHCIILYSVALVKKKWMCFAAGMSTLASIKLEPYNSWQEALVTGSFDLQDILFYGGCGFSIMRCMSFALENCDRKEGNYTFSDLLKYNFYLPFFFFGPIMTFDCFHAQANNTQLTRKEREMWNITTKALLHLGVILVVDVFFHYLYILTIPNDMKLVNKLSDWCLAGLAYSNLVYDWIKAAVMFGVINTVATLDHLDPPQPPKCITMLYVFAETHFDRGINDWLCKYVYDYIGGNHDKIFKELLATVCTFAVTTLWLGPCEVVYIWSFFNCFGLNFELWVAKFFSIPPFSIMEEAMGEAMSRRIRGVFNAANFWAIVLYNVLSLNSLEFAKLVGRRIIFKGFPLSTLSVLLVTYCGVQLVKERERQQALLEDPDPVKQVDGAKEKAE, from the exons ATG GATGTTTCAGACTTCGAGTGGGTGATGTGGTTTTCTACATTCCGCAATCATATCCTTTTTGCGCTCACCGGTCATGTGATCTTTGCCAAGATATTTACCCTGCTAGCTCCAAAG CACAGATCCTTGATCTTTGCTGTGTACGGTGGTCTAGCGGTCCTGGTCACCATGGGGTGGACCTTCATGGCTCTGGTTGTGTCCCACTGCATAATACTGTACAGTGTCGCCCTGGTGAAGAAGAAATGGATGTGCTTCGCTGCAGGCATGAGCACACTGGCCTCCATCAAGCTGGAGCCGTATAACTCTTGGCAG GAGGCCTTGGTGACTGGTTCTTTCGACCTGCAAGACATCCTGTTCTACGGAGGCTGTGGCTTCAGTATCATGCGCTGCATGAGCTTTGCTTTGGAGAATTGTGACAGGAAGGAGGGCAACTACACGTTCTCTGACCTCCTGAAATACAACTTCTACCTCCCATTCTTCTTCTTTGGACCTATTATGACTTTCGACTGTTTTCATGCCCAG GCTAACAACACTCAGCTAACCCGTAAAGAGAGGGAGATGTGGAACATCACAACCAAGGCCTTGTTACACCTGGGAGTTATTTTGGTGGTGGACGTCTTCTTCCATTACCTGTACATCTTGACTATACCCAACGACATGAAGTTGGTCAACAAGCTGTCTGACTGGTGTCTCG CTGGACTGGCCTATTCCAACTTGGTGTATGACTGGATAAAAGCAGCTGTGATGTTTGGCGTTATCAACACTGTGGCAACACTGGACCACCTGGACCCACCGCAGCCCCCCAAGTGTATCACCATGCTTTACGTCTTTGCTGAGAC GCACTTTGACAGAGGCATTAACGACTGGCTGTGCAA GTATGTCTATGACTATATCGGTGGGAATCATGACAAGATCTTTAAAGAACTTCTTGCAACAGTCTGTACTTTTGCTGTCACCACCTTATGGCTGGGCCCATGTGAGGTGGTTTACATCTGGTCATTTTTCAACTGCTTTGGCCTCAACTTTGAACTGTGGGTGGCAAAGTTCTTCTCCATTCCACCATTTTCTATCATGGAG GAAGCTATGGGTGAAGCCATGTCTCGCAGGATCAGGGGTGTCTTTAATGCTGCCAACTTCTGGGCTATTGTCCTCTACAATGTTCTTTCCCTGAACAGTTTGGAGTTTGCCAAATTGGTGGGCAGAAGGATTATTTTCAAAG GTTTTCCGCTGTCCACCCTATCTGTGCTGCTTGTGACGTACTGTGGTGTGCAGCTGGTGAAGGAAAGGGAGCGACAGCAGGCCCTGCTGGAGGATCCGGACCCAGTAAAGCAAGTGGATGGTGCCAAAGAGAAAGCTGAATAA
- the LOC124869874 gene encoding protein-cysteine N-palmitoyltransferase HHAT-like protein isoform X3 has product MLTMKIGIYGCKHRSLIFAVYGGLAVLVTMGWTFMALVVSHCIILYSVALVKKKWMCFAAGMSTLASIKLEPYNSWQEALVTGSFDLQDILFYGGCGFSIMRCMSFALENCDRKEGNYTFSDLLKYNFYLPFFFFGPIMTFDCFHAQANNTQLTRKEREMWNITTKALLHLGVILVVDVFFHYLYILTIPNDMKLVNKLSDWCLAGLAYSNLVYDWIKAAVMFGVINTVATLDHLDPPQPPKCITMLYVFAETHFDRGINDWLCKYVYDYIGGNHDKIFKELLATVCTFAVTTLWLGPCEVVYIWSFFNCFGLNFELWVAKFFSIPPFSIMEEAMGEAMSRRIRGVFNAANFWAIVLYNVLSLNSLEFAKLVGRRIIFKGFPLSTLSVLLVTYCGVQLVKERERQQALLEDPDPVKQVDGAKEKAE; this is encoded by the exons ATGCTTACAATGAAGATTGGTATATATGGATGTAAG CACAGATCCTTGATCTTTGCTGTGTACGGTGGTCTAGCGGTCCTGGTCACCATGGGGTGGACCTTCATGGCTCTGGTTGTGTCCCACTGCATAATACTGTACAGTGTCGCCCTGGTGAAGAAGAAATGGATGTGCTTCGCTGCAGGCATGAGCACACTGGCCTCCATCAAGCTGGAGCCGTATAACTCTTGGCAG GAGGCCTTGGTGACTGGTTCTTTCGACCTGCAAGACATCCTGTTCTACGGAGGCTGTGGCTTCAGTATCATGCGCTGCATGAGCTTTGCTTTGGAGAATTGTGACAGGAAGGAGGGCAACTACACGTTCTCTGACCTCCTGAAATACAACTTCTACCTCCCATTCTTCTTCTTTGGACCTATTATGACTTTCGACTGTTTTCATGCCCAG GCTAACAACACTCAGCTAACCCGTAAAGAGAGGGAGATGTGGAACATCACAACCAAGGCCTTGTTACACCTGGGAGTTATTTTGGTGGTGGACGTCTTCTTCCATTACCTGTACATCTTGACTATACCCAACGACATGAAGTTGGTCAACAAGCTGTCTGACTGGTGTCTCG CTGGACTGGCCTATTCCAACTTGGTGTATGACTGGATAAAAGCAGCTGTGATGTTTGGCGTTATCAACACTGTGGCAACACTGGACCACCTGGACCCACCGCAGCCCCCCAAGTGTATCACCATGCTTTACGTCTTTGCTGAGAC GCACTTTGACAGAGGCATTAACGACTGGCTGTGCAA GTATGTCTATGACTATATCGGTGGGAATCATGACAAGATCTTTAAAGAACTTCTTGCAACAGTCTGTACTTTTGCTGTCACCACCTTATGGCTGGGCCCATGTGAGGTGGTTTACATCTGGTCATTTTTCAACTGCTTTGGCCTCAACTTTGAACTGTGGGTGGCAAAGTTCTTCTCCATTCCACCATTTTCTATCATGGAG GAAGCTATGGGTGAAGCCATGTCTCGCAGGATCAGGGGTGTCTTTAATGCTGCCAACTTCTGGGCTATTGTCCTCTACAATGTTCTTTCCCTGAACAGTTTGGAGTTTGCCAAATTGGTGGGCAGAAGGATTATTTTCAAAG GTTTTCCGCTGTCCACCCTATCTGTGCTGCTTGTGACGTACTGTGGTGTGCAGCTGGTGAAGGAAAGGGAGCGACAGCAGGCCCTGCTGGAGGATCCGGACCCAGTAAAGCAAGTGGATGGTGCCAAAGAGAAAGCTGAATAA